The following are encoded in a window of Alphaproteobacteria bacterium LSUCC0719 genomic DNA:
- the rplU gene encoding 50S ribosomal protein L21, with protein MYALVRTGGKQYRVSKDDTILVERIAADEGAEVILDDVVMLGDGDKVTIGTPRVDGAAVSATVMRQTRGPKIIIFRRKRRKNHRRTQGHRQDLTLLKINAIAEDGKSLAAKAAPKKATAKKAEAAPKTAAAKKAAPKAEAKAAPAKKAAAKKAVTKKATAKKAAAKKS; from the coding sequence ATGTATGCGTTGGTAAGAACAGGCGGTAAGCAGTATCGCGTGTCAAAGGATGACACAATTCTCGTCGAGCGGATTGCCGCCGATGAAGGCGCCGAGGTTATTCTTGACGATGTCGTCATGCTTGGTGACGGCGACAAGGTGACAATCGGTACGCCGCGCGTTGATGGCGCGGCCGTCAGCGCCACCGTGATGCGCCAGACCCGTGGTCCGAAGATCATCATTTTCCGCCGCAAGCGCCGGAAAAACCATCGTCGCACCCAGGGTCACCGGCAGGATCTGACATTGCTGAAGATCAACGCGATTGCCGAGGACGGCAAGTCGCTTGCTGCCAAGGCCGCACCGAAAAAGGCTACTGCCAAGAAAGCAGAGGCCGCGCCAAAGACAGCTGCTGCCAAGAAGGCTGCACCAAAGGCGGAAGCAAAGGCAGCGCCGGCAAAGAAGGCAGCTGCGAAAAAGGCAGTGACGAAAAAGGCGACGGCAAAGAAAGCCGCCGCAAAGAAATCCTAG
- the rpmA gene encoding 50S ribosomal protein L27 has protein sequence MAHKKAGGSSRNGRDSAGRRLGVKKFGGESVLAGNIIMRQRGTKVHPGDNVGMGKDHTLFALVEGKVAFKEKSGGRMFVNVLPAAEAAE, from the coding sequence ATGGCACATAAAAAAGCAGGTGGTAGCTCTCGTAACGGTCGTGACTCCGCCGGTCGCCGTCTTGGCGTGAAGAAGTTCGGTGGCGAATCGGTTCTGGCCGGCAATATCATCATGCGCCAGCGTGGCACCAAGGTTCATCCCGGCGACAATGTCGGCATGGGCAAGGACCATACGCTGTTCGCCCTTGTCGAAGGCAAGGTAGCTTTCAAGGAAAAATCCGGTGGGCGCATGTTCGTGAACGTGCTGCCAGCCGCAGAGGCCGCCGAGTAA